In the genome of Arthrobacter alpinus, the window GGTGGTTGATAAAGACGTCACGGCCTCGGCCGTGGCCGAAGTCTGGGCCGGATCGGCCAACAGCGCCAGGAATTTCGTGTTTGTTTACATCGGCACCGGTATTGGTGCAGGGCTGGTGCTCAATGACGAAGTGGTCCGCGGATCCTCAGGCAATGTTGGAGAAATCGGCCACATCATCGCTGATCCAGATGGCCCTGACTGCGATTGTGGCCGCCGCGGATGCATCAAGGTGACCTGCATGCCTGAAACTCTGGTGGCGCAGGCCCGCGCTGCCGGGATCCTGCCGGCCGTGGGGCCGCCGGAGGACTCTTCATTGCCTAATGACATGGCCGCATTGGCCCAGGCCGCCGCCGAAGGCAACGCGTCCGCGGTCGAAATCCTGGCGCAGTCGGCGATCAGGCTTGCCGGCGCCGCTTCGGTGCTGACGAACCTCTTGGACGTCGAGCGTGTTGTCTTTGGCGGACCATTCTGGCCGGCTCTGGCAGCAACCCACCTGAAAGCCATCCCGCCGCTGTTGGAACACCTCAGCGTCACCACGAGCGTGCATTCAGTGGATGTCATGGGGACGATCGTGTCCTCGGGCGAGGAAGCTTTTGGTGCCGCATGCTTGGTCATGGAGAAGACCTTCAGCCCCAGCGCGACCCGCCTGCTCCTGGATTCCAAGAACTAGAATCCCTCGGGTTGGGAAAACGGCACCAAAACGACTTAGTCCACGGCCTCGCGGATCTCACCAAAGGGTATGGTTTCATCCGTGTGGGCTTGGACCACATGTGCGCTAACAACCACGTGGACGCCGTGGGTTTTCTCGGCGACTGATTGCAGCATGACGGGCATGATGGTATCTACGAACGCTTCGCTTTTGCCCTGAAGATATTCTGTATACGCGGCTGGCAACTGGGTCATGAACCATACTGTAGTCCTCTCCGGGGGCACTCAACAGGTATTAATGGGAAGTTGTCCCCATTGCGCCGAGCCCGTCCATCGTGTGGGCTGGTCTGTAGGATTCAAGTCTTAGCCATGCCCAGTGAAAGGCCCCGATCGTGTTGCCCACCAGCGTTAGCCCGCACATTGATTCCGCGCACATTGATCCCCAGGAGCTGGCCAGTGCGCAGCAAGTGGTGGCCAACATTGCGCACAGCTTTGAAAGCAAGGTGGTCGGCCAGGGGCGGCTGCGTGAAACCTTGCTCATCTCGCTCATGACGGGCGGGCATGTGCTCCTTGAATCGGTGCCCGGACTGGCAAAGACAACGGCCGCGCAAACCCTGGCCGATTCCATCAGCGCACTTTTCCACCGCATCCAGTGCACACCGGACTTGTTGCCCAGCGACATTGTGGGAACCCAAATTTATGATGCCGCCAAGGGCGGTTTCGTCACGCAACTTGGCCCGGTCCACGCCAACATCGTCCTGCTGGATGAGATCAACCGTTCCAGTGCCAAGACCCAATCGGCCATGTTGGAAGCCATGCAGGAACGCCAAACCACCATTGGCGGTCAGGTTTACCGCTTGCCGCAGCCCTTCATGGTGATGGCCACCCAGAACCCGATCGAGCAGGAAGGAACGTACCAGCTGCCCGAGGCGCAGATGGACCGGTTCATGCTCAAGGACGTGCTGGACTATCCCAGTCCGGTGGAGGAAGTCGAAGTCATCCGGCGCATCGACGCCGGTGTGTTCCGCGTCGAATCCACCCCGCAGCCGGTGGCCACGCTGGACCAGGTGCGAATACTGCAGGAAACGGCCAAAAAGGTTTACCTCGACCCCTCCCTGGTGACCTACATCGTTGGGCTGGTCTACGTAACCCGGCATGCCGGAAACTATATTGATCCAAACCTGGCCAAACTCATTGAGTTTGGTGCCAGCCCCAGGGCCAGCATCGCGTTTACGCAGTCCGCGCGAGCCCTGGCGCTGTTGCGGGGACGTGACCACGTGATCCCGGAGGACATCAAGGACCTCGCGGAGCGGGTTCTGCGGCACCGCATCATTTTGGGTTTTGAGGCCGTGGCGGAGAACATCCGGGTGGAAACGATCATTGCCGCGATCGTTGATTCCGTCCAGACTCCGTAGGCGCCCATGGGCAGCTTGCTGATGGCCGTCAAGTCCAAGATGTACATCTTTACCCACCGCCGGGCCCGAGGAATGCTCGACGGCGAATACGCATCGGTTTTTCGCGGCCGCAGTCTGGACTTCGACGACCTGCGTAACTATGTCCCCGGCGACGAGGTCAGGGACATCGATTGGAAAGCCACGGCACGGACCGGCACGCCACTTATCAAGCGCTATGTTGCCACCCGCCGCCAGCAACTCTTGATAGTTGCCGACACTGGCCGTAATTTGGCAGCCACCGCACGGGGCGGTGAACTCAAGAAGGACATTGCCGTCATGGCCGTGGGGGTGCTTGGTTCACTCACCATCCGTCACGGAGACTCGGTGGCCCTTGTCCACGGTGCTGGAGAAAGCACGGTGGCCTTGCCTGCCAAGGGCACCGAAACCCACCTGGAAAGCATCCTGCGCTGCCTCGATGCCGCCTCCCTGGCCTCGGGCCCGAGCAGGCTCATTGACCGGCTGGAGTACGTTGCGGCACACTACCGTCAGCGCATGCTCCTGGTGGTGATCGCCGATGAACTCGTTGCCGATGAACCTTTGGCCAAGGTGATGCGCCGGCTCAGCGCGCAGCATGAAATCCTGTGGGTCCAGATCGCCGACGCCATCCTTGCAGGCCCCGAAGCAGTGGCGGGCAACGGCCTTGACGTGGCTGGCCTGGAGCCGCTTCTGCTCCTGCTTGATTCCGAAACGGAGTTGGCGCGCGGCTATGCCGAGGCCGAAGCTGACCGGGCCAGGGGTGTGGAAAACCTCTTGAAGAACTGTGGCATCGCCACAACCAGCATCGGTGCCACCGGCGAGGTCATGACCCAGATCTTTGCACTGTTGGAGAGGCACCGCCGTGCCCACTGACGGAACGTTTTATGCCCCCGTGGGCTACTCGGCATGGTGGCCGCTGGCAGGAGCAGCAATCCTGGTGCTCTGCCTTGGTTGGTGTGCGTGGATCTGGATCTCCACCAGGGCTCAGCCCAGCGCCGACGTGCCTGGCTTTATCGCCCCACGGAACGCCGAGACGGTGCGGAGGAAGTATCTGATGTTGATCAGCTCCATTGAACAACGGCACAGCACCGGGGCACTGACCGGTCGGGCTGCCCACCTTGAATTGAGCTTGGCCGTGCGCACCTTCGTTCACGAAATGACAGGGGTGAAAGCCCAGCGAATGACATTGAAGCAATTGCGTGATCATCAGCTGCCCCTGGTCGCCGACGCCGTGGAACAGTTTTACCCGGGGGAGTTCGCAGCCTATTCCGAACAGCCGAGCGTTGCCGCGTCGGCCCAGGCTGCCGGAAGTGTGGTGAGCTCGTGGCGTTGACCTACTGGTGGTTGCTGCCGCTGGGCGCGGTGGGGCTCGCCGTCGTCGTCGTGTTCTTCTGGCGTCGGCGAGCAGACGGTGCACGGCTGATTCCTGTAGCCCATGCGGACCGCCTGACGGCGCTGCCCGCCTATCAAAAGGCCGTGCGACAACGCCGGAGCTGGCTGCTGGCCGCGCTCGCCGCCGTTGTGGTTCTGGCCTTGTCATTGATGACCGCCGCGGCACGTCCCGTGACCGAAAGGACCAGCATTCCGGAACGGCTCAACCGGGACATCATGCTGTGTTTGGATGTTTCCGGCTCCATGCTGGACACGGACGAGGCCATCGTCACGGTCTTCTCCAAGCTGGTGGGAAACTTCAAGGGCGAACGGATTGGCCTGACTATTTTTGATTCCAGCGCCGTGACGGTCTTTCCCTTGACGGATGACTATGAGTTTGTCGCCGAGGAACTCAAGACGGCGCAAAAGGCCCTGGGGCTGGACGCGGACAGCTTTGAATACTTCGCAGGCACCTATGAGAGGCCGGGCTCCTCGCTTATCGGTGATGGGCTTGCCAGCTGCGTCCAAGGGTTTCCGGCAACGGGTCAGGACGAACAACGCTCCCGGTCCATCATCTTGGCCACCGACAACATGTTGGCGGGCAAGCCCATCTTCACGCTGGCCCAGGCCTCGGACTTGACCGCCAAGGCCAAGATTCGCGTCTACGCGCTCAACCCCAATGACTTTGGCCAAAGCACCCTTTTTGGTGCTGCGGCCGAGAACCTGAAAAAAGCAGCCACCACAACAGGTGGTGCCTACTACCCACTGGAATCAGAATCCACGGTGGCTTCCATTGTGGACAAGGTCCAGGCCACCGAAGCGGCCACCCTGAAAGGTGCACCACAAAAAACGGTGCTTGACCATCCCGCCTGGCCCTTGGGACTGGCCCTGGCCTCACTGCTGGTGCTCGGGGTAGCGCTCTGGAGGTTGCGCCGATGACCTTCCTCCCGATCCTGACGCCCTGGCTCTTTTGGACCCTGAGCCTGCTGCTGATCGCCGCCGCCGCTTATCTGTTGGTCAAGGGACGCAGTGCCGCGCGATGGCGATACGCGCTGGTGGTTCTTCTTGTGGTTTTGGCTGGTGCCCGGCCTGGCTTTGCAGGTGCGCCCGCGCCAGTGGCCAGCACAGACCTCAACGTTTTCTTTGTTGTTGACATGACCCCCAGCTCCGCGGCCGAGGACTTCAACGGTGCAGCGCCACGCCTTGAGGGCATGAAGGCCGACATCTTGGCCCTGGCCAATGAGTTTGCCGGCGCCCGGTTCTCCCTCATCAGCTTCGACAGCAAAGCCAAAGTGGTACTGCCGCTCACCAGCGATGCCACAGCATTGGCGACCCTCACCGAAATTCTTACGCCCAGCTCAGCCCTCGTGTCCCAGGGCAGCAGCATTAGCGTTGCCAACAAACTCCTGGCCCAGCGTCTGGCAGCAGCCCGGACCTCCCACCCGGAACGGCCGCGGCTGGTGTACTACCTCGGAGACGGTGAGCAAACTGCGGCCGCCAGCCCCGAACCGTTTACCGCCACCGCCAAGCTCACCGACGGAGGCGCCGTGCTCGGTTACGGGACCACGGACGGGGGAAAGATGCGTGACTACACCTTCGGCTCCGACAAGCCTGGAGCTTATATTCCTGACAAGGCCAATGACTTCAAGCCGGCCCTTTCCGTGATCGATGAGCCGGCCCTGCAGACCATTGCCGGCGCGCTCAAGGTGCCCTACGTTCACCGGACGTCCACTGAGGGTCTCGGCTCTGCCCTGAGCAAGGCCGCACCCACCGCGGCATCCACGGCCGAATCCCCTGCTGGAATGGACAACGGCGCCGGCCGCTGGGAGATCTACTGGTTGCTGGCACTGGCAGCGTTCGGCATCCTGCTCTGGGAAGTTGGCGATCTCACGCGCTCGTGGCGTGCGCTGCAGCGCCCCGCAATGAGAGGGAAACCATGAGCGTCAAGGCCGCAGAGGCCCCCACACTCGAACCACAAGACCGCAGGTTGCGACGGCGGCGGAGGCTTGCGCTGACGTCGGCACCCGTAATGCTCGTTGCCTTGGTGGTGGCCGTGAAGCTGTTGACTCTGCCAATTTCTGCAGGTCAGGCAACCACGGCCTATGCGGCTGGCCAGGCTGATGGCACGGTGCGGGCGGGGCAGGCAATGGGTGTGCTGAACCTGGTTGAGCGTTACAAAGCCCATTTCGCACTGGGAGACGGCCACGTTCTGCGCGGCGATTTTGATGCTGCCCGGACAGAATTTGCGCGTGCGCTGGACCTCGTGCCGCAGGGGGAGTCCTGCAAAGTTCGCGTCAACCTCATCCTCAGCCTGGAGAAGCTGGGCGAGGCTAAAGAAAAAGCCGGAGACCCGGCGTCGGCCGCAGACCTCTTTGACCAGGGTGAGGCGATCATTGCCCAGGCTCCGCGCGATTGCTTCACGCCCAACAGCGAGAACAACCAAGATGGCGAAGGGCAGGCCCTGAACGACGCCAAGGAGCGGCTGACGCAGAAACAAGAGGGCGGCAAAGCCGACGACGACCAGGAACCCGCGGACAGCGGCAGCTCCAGCCCCGCCGAGGAACCACCGGCGAGCCAGCTCGAGCAACTTCAGAAGAGCGGCCAACAAGCCCAAAAGGAACGCAGCAAGAGTGAGAAGCTGAAGGAAGACTACGCCGATTCAGAGCCGGAACAGTTTGCTAAACCCTGGTAGGTACCGCGCGAAACGCGCGCAATAT includes:
- a CDS encoding ROK family protein — translated: MGDYNQAVILDSIRRAEEGLSRVELAASAGLAAQTVSNICRRLLDSGLIVEAGKEASGPGKPRTILRLNPRGMYAVGIHIDPALTSYALLDAVGTVLVSVDEATDLAGDPAEVVAAMGATVRKIIVESGVDEQRIAGVGVATPGPVDAASGTVVDPPHMPGWTRVPLRDILHEATGLPVVVDKDVTASAVAEVWAGSANSARNFVFVYIGTGIGAGLVLNDEVVRGSSGNVGEIGHIIADPDGPDCDCGRRGCIKVTCMPETLVAQARAAGILPAVGPPEDSSLPNDMAALAQAAAEGNASAVEILAQSAIRLAGAASVLTNLLDVERVVFGGPFWPALAATHLKAIPPLLEHLSVTTSVHSVDVMGTIVSSGEEAFGAACLVMEKTFSPSATRLLLDSKN
- a CDS encoding AAA family ATPase, with protein sequence MLPTSVSPHIDSAHIDPQELASAQQVVANIAHSFESKVVGQGRLRETLLISLMTGGHVLLESVPGLAKTTAAQTLADSISALFHRIQCTPDLLPSDIVGTQIYDAAKGGFVTQLGPVHANIVLLDEINRSSAKTQSAMLEAMQERQTTIGGQVYRLPQPFMVMATQNPIEQEGTYQLPEAQMDRFMLKDVLDYPSPVEEVEVIRRIDAGVFRVESTPQPVATLDQVRILQETAKKVYLDPSLVTYIVGLVYVTRHAGNYIDPNLAKLIEFGASPRASIAFTQSARALALLRGRDHVIPEDIKDLAERVLRHRIILGFEAVAENIRVETIIAAIVDSVQTP
- a CDS encoding DUF58 domain-containing protein, whose amino-acid sequence is MGSLLMAVKSKMYIFTHRRARGMLDGEYASVFRGRSLDFDDLRNYVPGDEVRDIDWKATARTGTPLIKRYVATRRQQLLIVADTGRNLAATARGGELKKDIAVMAVGVLGSLTIRHGDSVALVHGAGESTVALPAKGTETHLESILRCLDAASLASGPSRLIDRLEYVAAHYRQRMLLVVIADELVADEPLAKVMRRLSAQHEILWVQIADAILAGPEAVAGNGLDVAGLEPLLLLLDSETELARGYAEAEADRARGVENLLKNCGIATTSIGATGEVMTQIFALLERHRRAH
- a CDS encoding VWA domain-containing protein translates to MALTYWWLLPLGAVGLAVVVVFFWRRRADGARLIPVAHADRLTALPAYQKAVRQRRSWLLAALAAVVVLALSLMTAAARPVTERTSIPERLNRDIMLCLDVSGSMLDTDEAIVTVFSKLVGNFKGERIGLTIFDSSAVTVFPLTDDYEFVAEELKTAQKALGLDADSFEYFAGTYERPGSSLIGDGLASCVQGFPATGQDEQRSRSIILATDNMLAGKPIFTLAQASDLTAKAKIRVYALNPNDFGQSTLFGAAAENLKKAATTTGGAYYPLESESTVASIVDKVQATEAATLKGAPQKTVLDHPAWPLGLALASLLVLGVALWRLRR
- a CDS encoding vWA domain-containing protein, which gives rise to MTFLPILTPWLFWTLSLLLIAAAAYLLVKGRSAARWRYALVVLLVVLAGARPGFAGAPAPVASTDLNVFFVVDMTPSSAAEDFNGAAPRLEGMKADILALANEFAGARFSLISFDSKAKVVLPLTSDATALATLTEILTPSSALVSQGSSISVANKLLAQRLAAARTSHPERPRLVYYLGDGEQTAAASPEPFTATAKLTDGGAVLGYGTTDGGKMRDYTFGSDKPGAYIPDKANDFKPALSVIDEPALQTIAGALKVPYVHRTSTEGLGSALSKAAPTAASTAESPAGMDNGAGRWEIYWLLALAAFGILLWEVGDLTRSWRALQRPAMRGKP